A genomic segment from Oncorhynchus clarkii lewisi isolate Uvic-CL-2024 chromosome 12, UVic_Ocla_1.0, whole genome shotgun sequence encodes:
- the LOC139422921 gene encoding T-box transcription factor TBX2b-like isoform X1, which yields MRDPVYTGTAMAYHPFHAHRPADFPMSAFLAAAQPSFFHGLTLSHGALSKPLTDHALSGAAEAGLHAALGHHHQAAHLRSLKSLEPEEEVEDDPKVTLEAKDLWDQFHKIGTEMVITKSGRRMFPPFKVRVNGVDKKAKYILLMDIVSADDCRYKFHNSRWMVAGKADPEMPKRMYIHPDSPATGEQWMAKPVAFNKLKLTNNISDKHGFTILNSMHKYQPRFHIVRANDILKLPYSTFRTYVFPETDFIGVTAYQNDKITQLKIDHNPFAKGFRDTGNGRREKSSVCRKQLTLPSLRMYENRELKGDRDCADSDDSSCEQTTGRDSVHSTLGPVTSPLRFNRTSRDDKNCTDSDQELDPQEERSIAASSPRPEPTSPFSPKGDDSVRDRPLLEKKSDYLDSRKESDSVFSIRNLEKDKLDHKHRKETEPTKNDTESGGISGVNNGFSPLMVQTESPSHFSASHLQSLALSGLHSQQFFNPLNMGQMLFHPGQFSMAPGAFSNMGMGHLLATMSGANGLENGGLSSQSAGPSPFPFHLSQHMLASQGISIPPFGGLFPYPYNYMAAAAAASALPNCTAASTLGRNHFLTTSRQRLRFNPYQMPTSVPPSTNLLTTGLPGSLNAASDLSKSGSRETSPVSEHHSQKASSQSTASPKTSVKDSTNELINIQRLVRGLEKHREMSSAIDSQK from the exons ATGAGAGATCCAGTTTACACAGGGACTGCCATGGCTTATCACCCTTTCCACGCTCACCGGCCGGCCGACTTTCCTATGTCAGCCTTCCTTGCAGCTGCACAGCCTTCCTTCTTTCATGGACTTACGCTGTCTCACGGCGCTCTTTCCAAACCCCTAACCGACCATGCTCTCTCTGGAGCCGCGGAAGCGGGACTCCACGCGGCGTTGGGTCATCACCACCAAGCAGCTCATCTCCGCTCCCTCAAGAGCTTGGAGccggaggaagaggtggaggacgACCCAAAAGTCACTCTGGAGGCCAAAGATTTATGGGACCAATTTCACAAAATAGGAACCGAGATGGTTATTACGAAATCAGGAAG GAGGATGTTTCCTCCATTCAAAGTCCGCGTCAATGGCGTTGATAAGAAAGCCAAGTATATCCTCCTTATGGATATAGTCTCTGCTGACGACTGCCGCTACAAGTTCCACAACTCGCGTTGGATGGTAGCTGGGAAAGCCGACCCGGAGATGCCCAAACGAATGTATATCCACCCGGACAGCCCTGCCACAGGAGAGCAGTGGATGGCGAAGCCTGTTGCTTTTAATAAACTGAAGTTGACGAATAATATATCGGATAAGCATGGATTT ACTATCCTGAATTCGATGCATAAATACCAACCCAGGTTTCATATCGTGAGGGCCAACGACATTCTGAAGCTCCCTTACAGCACCTTCcgcacatatgtttttccagagACAGATTTTATCGGTGTCACTGCATATCAGAATGACAAG ATCACACAGCTCAAAATTGATCACAACCCCTTTGCCAAAGGGTTCAGAGACACGGGAAATGGACGACGAGAAAAGAG TTCGGTCTGCAGGAAGCAGTTAACCCTTCCATCGCTGCGCATGTATGAAAACCGGGAACTCAAAGGGGACCGGGACTGTGCCGACTCGGATGACTCCTCCTGTGAACAAACCACTGGAAGGGATTCGGTTCATTCTACGCTTGGACCTGTTACCAGTCCACTGAGGTTCAACCGAACCAGTCGAG ACGACAAGAACTGCACTGATAGCGATCAGGAGCTTGACCCACAAGAGGAGCGCTCCATCGCAGCCAGTAGCCCCCGGCCTGAACCAACCTCTCCTTTCAGTCCTAAAGGCGATGACAGCGTGAGAGATAGGCCGCTGCTGGAAAAGAAGAGCGACTACCTGGATTCAAGGAAAGAGAGCGACTCTGTATTCAGTATTCGAAATCTTGAAAAGGACAAGTTAGATCATAAGCACCGCAAAGAGACGGAACCTACAAAGAACGACACGGAAAGTGGGGGCATCAGTGGGGTGAACAATGGGTTTTCTCCTTTGATGGTACAGACGGAGAGCCCATCACACTTCAGCGCGAGTCACCTGCAGAGTCTGGCCCTTTCCGGTTTGCACAGTCAACAGTTCTTTAACCCTTTGAATATGGGACAAATGTTGTTCCACCCCGGACAGTTTTCGATGGCACCAGGGGCATTCTCCAACATGGGCATGGGGCATCTGTTGGCCACTATGTCCGGAGCTAATGGCCTGGAAAACGGAGGTCTCTCCTCTCAAAGTGCGGGCCCTAGTCCCTTCCCGTTCCACCTGTCACAGCACATGCTAGCGTCTCAG GGAATTTCGATTCCACCTTTTGGAGGACTGTTCCCGTATCCATACAACTACATGGCAGCTGCTGCTGCGGCCTCGGCCCTCCCCAACTGCACCGCAGCCTCCACATTGGGCAGAAACCATTTCCTTACCACCTCCCGACAACGGCTGCGATTCAACCCTTATCAGATGCCCACGTCTGTTCCTCCAAGCACTAACCTGCTCACCACAGGGCTGCCGGGCAGTTTAAACGCAGCATCCGACCTGTCCAAATCAGGCAGCAGAGAAACAAGTCCTGTATCCGAGCACCACAGCCAGAAAGCGTCCAGCCAGAGCACGGCATCCCCCAAGACATCTGTGAAGGATTCCACTAACGAACTGATAAATATACAGAGGCTGGTCAGAGGACTGGAAAAACACAGAGAAATGTCTTCTGCCATTGACTCTCAAAAGTGA
- the LOC139422921 gene encoding T-box transcription factor TBX2b-like isoform X2: MRDPVYTGTAMAYHPFHAHRPADFPMSAFLAAAQPSFFHGLTLSHGALSKPLTDHALSGAAEAGLHAALGHHHQAAHLRSLKSLEPEEEVEDDPKVTLEAKDLWDQFHKIGTEMVITKSGRRMFPPFKVRVNGVDKKAKYILLMDIVSADDCRYKFHNSRWMVAGKADPEMPKRMYIHPDSPATGEQWMAKPVAFNKLKLTNNISDKHGFTILNSMHKYQPRFHIVRANDILKLPYSTFRTYVFPETDFIGVTAYQNDKITQLKIDHNPFAKGFRDTGNGRREKRKQLTLPSLRMYENRELKGDRDCADSDDSSCEQTTGRDSVHSTLGPVTSPLRFNRTSRDDKNCTDSDQELDPQEERSIAASSPRPEPTSPFSPKGDDSVRDRPLLEKKSDYLDSRKESDSVFSIRNLEKDKLDHKHRKETEPTKNDTESGGISGVNNGFSPLMVQTESPSHFSASHLQSLALSGLHSQQFFNPLNMGQMLFHPGQFSMAPGAFSNMGMGHLLATMSGANGLENGGLSSQSAGPSPFPFHLSQHMLASQGISIPPFGGLFPYPYNYMAAAAAASALPNCTAASTLGRNHFLTTSRQRLRFNPYQMPTSVPPSTNLLTTGLPGSLNAASDLSKSGSRETSPVSEHHSQKASSQSTASPKTSVKDSTNELINIQRLVRGLEKHREMSSAIDSQK, encoded by the exons ATGAGAGATCCAGTTTACACAGGGACTGCCATGGCTTATCACCCTTTCCACGCTCACCGGCCGGCCGACTTTCCTATGTCAGCCTTCCTTGCAGCTGCACAGCCTTCCTTCTTTCATGGACTTACGCTGTCTCACGGCGCTCTTTCCAAACCCCTAACCGACCATGCTCTCTCTGGAGCCGCGGAAGCGGGACTCCACGCGGCGTTGGGTCATCACCACCAAGCAGCTCATCTCCGCTCCCTCAAGAGCTTGGAGccggaggaagaggtggaggacgACCCAAAAGTCACTCTGGAGGCCAAAGATTTATGGGACCAATTTCACAAAATAGGAACCGAGATGGTTATTACGAAATCAGGAAG GAGGATGTTTCCTCCATTCAAAGTCCGCGTCAATGGCGTTGATAAGAAAGCCAAGTATATCCTCCTTATGGATATAGTCTCTGCTGACGACTGCCGCTACAAGTTCCACAACTCGCGTTGGATGGTAGCTGGGAAAGCCGACCCGGAGATGCCCAAACGAATGTATATCCACCCGGACAGCCCTGCCACAGGAGAGCAGTGGATGGCGAAGCCTGTTGCTTTTAATAAACTGAAGTTGACGAATAATATATCGGATAAGCATGGATTT ACTATCCTGAATTCGATGCATAAATACCAACCCAGGTTTCATATCGTGAGGGCCAACGACATTCTGAAGCTCCCTTACAGCACCTTCcgcacatatgtttttccagagACAGATTTTATCGGTGTCACTGCATATCAGAATGACAAG ATCACACAGCTCAAAATTGATCACAACCCCTTTGCCAAAGGGTTCAGAGACACGGGAAATGGACGACGAGAAAAGAG GAAGCAGTTAACCCTTCCATCGCTGCGCATGTATGAAAACCGGGAACTCAAAGGGGACCGGGACTGTGCCGACTCGGATGACTCCTCCTGTGAACAAACCACTGGAAGGGATTCGGTTCATTCTACGCTTGGACCTGTTACCAGTCCACTGAGGTTCAACCGAACCAGTCGAG ACGACAAGAACTGCACTGATAGCGATCAGGAGCTTGACCCACAAGAGGAGCGCTCCATCGCAGCCAGTAGCCCCCGGCCTGAACCAACCTCTCCTTTCAGTCCTAAAGGCGATGACAGCGTGAGAGATAGGCCGCTGCTGGAAAAGAAGAGCGACTACCTGGATTCAAGGAAAGAGAGCGACTCTGTATTCAGTATTCGAAATCTTGAAAAGGACAAGTTAGATCATAAGCACCGCAAAGAGACGGAACCTACAAAGAACGACACGGAAAGTGGGGGCATCAGTGGGGTGAACAATGGGTTTTCTCCTTTGATGGTACAGACGGAGAGCCCATCACACTTCAGCGCGAGTCACCTGCAGAGTCTGGCCCTTTCCGGTTTGCACAGTCAACAGTTCTTTAACCCTTTGAATATGGGACAAATGTTGTTCCACCCCGGACAGTTTTCGATGGCACCAGGGGCATTCTCCAACATGGGCATGGGGCATCTGTTGGCCACTATGTCCGGAGCTAATGGCCTGGAAAACGGAGGTCTCTCCTCTCAAAGTGCGGGCCCTAGTCCCTTCCCGTTCCACCTGTCACAGCACATGCTAGCGTCTCAG GGAATTTCGATTCCACCTTTTGGAGGACTGTTCCCGTATCCATACAACTACATGGCAGCTGCTGCTGCGGCCTCGGCCCTCCCCAACTGCACCGCAGCCTCCACATTGGGCAGAAACCATTTCCTTACCACCTCCCGACAACGGCTGCGATTCAACCCTTATCAGATGCCCACGTCTGTTCCTCCAAGCACTAACCTGCTCACCACAGGGCTGCCGGGCAGTTTAAACGCAGCATCCGACCTGTCCAAATCAGGCAGCAGAGAAACAAGTCCTGTATCCGAGCACCACAGCCAGAAAGCGTCCAGCCAGAGCACGGCATCCCCCAAGACATCTGTGAAGGATTCCACTAACGAACTGATAAATATACAGAGGCTGGTCAGAGGACTGGAAAAACACAGAGAAATGTCTTCTGCCATTGACTCTCAAAAGTGA